The Bradysia coprophila strain Holo2 chromosome II, BU_Bcop_v1, whole genome shotgun sequence genome has a segment encoding these proteins:
- the LOC119067543 gene encoding uncharacterized protein LOC119067543 isoform X3, whose amino-acid sequence MSRQNTNYYSGAAPPLAHHNQMPAGHFNQYQMHGQQQPPQQQQQQPNENSWNWQPQPPAPSMNTSVPNSSNAQQMPPPPQQFNASNVFDNANTDGWGDWGESDWNENSQNQLQQQNFGVNQFNANNVPPPQPLYGQATQYQQQPPHPFQSQQNSDQYGHPAQHVTNIADSFGDSSNWNWNASESVAPVEPSFKTVGKDAAQKHSRNTSNASDSTPMLVEKTENNLPRPPDNNKNTQLNNPAMSRIIKSERLLTPQWSTESQMSHTSSDRSIDSDALNSRSTTSSDDPSHHQQHYPYHETNQQSLSNFGMENESSHYVHKDNNGEANTVDKLDEVLFALNVDRQATESSTNSYENHSNVIQHPPSFNQQPVNEWNPVQSTPPINYQTDTISSIQQPIRPSSASSLPPPPAFQEYSRTTPSPMNHPPNASSPMNLPPPPAMHQMIRKNSSPLNQPQPQPTPPAMNQLNNAFSSEHTGMLPPPPMQQTQRKNSSPLNQILPPPSSASGGLENPFKRTGAHTHNKNMFHSESTASPSVSSLPGQLNQFTPNEFNQQQPPPENSEVIDQTPNRNFISHENHELAPHNDRNQYLQTGHLSEEAFMPDDSQSMNLEYQNDNLPPPGLSRLVLGEPEVENHQTHPTEPPPGLDRMVPGTDLINSTPLNLDRQADGQDTMSQVSVMRPVSVPNYPMQHQQQQQQHPPQQQHHSNVPVIMLDRNSYLLYSVPGESDVHTQRVVTGGLEREESSRSAQDVSVTPLAEEERELVMDGENLEDNNIKDSNPLSRDDPIEGANTGDETHATANVVENEQIVSPVDTTKKFNSNPSTCNDDSDKERASYYRPRRGDEVTGSRRRRDKNAERYETEDTDYSDRERGRFNREGSSRNERSRRSKDKDDWPKESRERYRDDRERNRKEGDRYRGDKSRQDRYARYETDGSRYETEDSRYDRYRRDDRDPRDGGRRQRRGENDRGERNDRGERNDRGDRTDRGDRSGRSDRHNESKSKRYKDPSDNRREKPSRPSDSYYDYEDDHYRRTGSRTGDRGEKDGRYATPNYYQQGYGYDQYSYYQQQQYYETMRRTNPQAYAEWYKMYYSQMQQAQMSGSAAPTTTDGRDSVHSGRSSANEKEMYSRSSNHQQMYYDPNLYQRHFSQQQNSTMLDSSYIADRERQAQSLSRQHSLTKSYNVYSESTRLDAIESVQQGQQRSTPCKFTVDHSVASLSNGIMVCVKPQYSANDFSKVVKVFSMGVNDVTRKLYQIYPGPLIRGITHKKTIIEFCEEQIRLGPSLASVRAKGNSMSSLYSSGVANKASYTLMWNLLILLLRQNGMVVGTDISELLLKNRSEFPYETASTNSMTSLHSRRNSTDSGKNRLNEDTSDESNDVNDSESKKSLSEVEITEKFRNYLLYGNVNEALEWATDNNLWGHALFLASKVDRRSHANVMMKFANKLALNDPLQTLYQLMSGRTPSSVTSVQDDKWGDWRPHLAMILANTSQKPELDRKAITTLGDSLYNRSDLFAAQFCYLMAQVGFGKYSNVNQESGLMLSSSNAIRLILLGSSHRKPFKDFATNDAIMMTEIYEYACALNDDSFSIVDFQPYKYLLATRLIDYGMHVRALMYLEQISYHIQKNVSKYEPDFIGKVYALADRLKYFDTVFDRNADTFQDDGGEYSNVASLGDQQWLQNLFQTVNQFGNLAQPPAIPTMAVHDDRMYPSMETKTHIDQQFEQINQQFSELNLQYTQNYGFEQTAPVSQPLSMDYNPPQNFGGQGGLVDNSYNPYDHGQQQTVDSMGAENNMMYDNDQQQQQQQFDQVQNDQSDYWNQVNSNEPPDSRNPSSHTPSMPSIENIEPEPELPKPSISMPNSISNKPGFYDDPPPAASSAPTKQQNSSDEARKEQSNATKVQSQSANSNSGWFGGIWNKLSLKPKNQMILPDDKNPSIVWDPDKKKWVNTDGDADESEQFRPPPKMADLAANSQPPHSANPPLTQPLSHEKYSNPNPVPTNLPPASTGFDQPVRSMPTANPSTGGEATKVPNLQSNMFKMQRNRTLKKSYVDVFNPSGAPAKPIEPIMAPTVPIPSIPQSGYFVPGAAPAIGDGQSQQVDNSTHFYNPAQHGAGGFQQ is encoded by the exons ATGTCTAGGCAAAATACGAATTATTATTCGGGAGCAGCGCCACCGTTGGCGCATCACAATCAG ATGCCAGCTGGACATTTCAATCAATATCAAATGCATGGCCAGCAGCAGccaccacaacaacaacaacagcagccgAACGAAAATAGTTGGAATTGGCAACCTCAACCACCTGCTCCGTCAATGAACACCTCCGTACCGAATTCATCCAATGCACAGCAAATGCCTCCGCCTCCACAACAATTCAATGCATCCAATGTGTTTGACAATGCAAACACTGATGGTTGGGGAGACTGGGGCGAGAGTGAttggaatgaaaattcacaaaatcaattgcaacaacaaaattttggtgtAAACCAATTTAATGCAAACAATGTTCCGCCACCACAACCACTGTACGGACAAGCGACACAATACCAACAACAACCGCCACATCCTTTTCAATCTCAACAAAACAGCGATCAGTACGGTCATCCGGCACAGCATGTGACAAACATTGCTGACAGTTTCGGTGATAGTTCCAATTGGAACTGGAATGCTAGTGAAAGTGTTGCACCGGTTGAGCCGTCATTTAAAACCGTCGGAAAAGATGCGGCTCAAAAACATTCCAGGAATACGTCGAACGCTAGCGATTCAACACCGATGCTGGTAgagaaaaccgaaaacaattTACCCAGGCCGCCtgataacaataaaaatactcAACTCAATAACCCGGCGATGAGCCGAATCATCAAGAGTGAACGGTTGCTGACACCACAATGGTCAACCGAAAGTCAAATGTCTCACACATCAAGTGACCGTTCTATCGATAGTGATGCACTAAATTCGCGTAGTACAACATCGTCCGATGATCCAAGCCATCATCAGCAGCACTACCCGTATCACGAGACAAATCAACAAAGtttatcaaattttggaatggaAAATGAAAGTTCCCATTATGTCCACAAAGACAATAACGGCGAGGCGAACACCGTTGACAAATTGGACGAAGTTTTGTTCGCTTTGAACGTTGATCGTCAAGCTACCGAGAGTTCAACGAACTCCTATGAAAATCATTCGAACGTCATTCAACACCCACCATCGTTCAATCAACAACCAGTGAACGAATGGAATCCCGTTCAAAGTACACCACCGATCAACTATCAAACAGACACAATTTCCTCAATTCAACAACCAATTAGGCCTTCATCTGCATCAAGTTTGCCTCCGCCACCAGCATTTCAAGAATATTCACGAACAACACCGTCGCCTATGAATCATCCTCCGAACGCATCCAGTCCTATGAATTTACCACCACCGCCAGCAATGCATCAAATGATCCGTAAAAATTCGTCTCCGTTAAACCAACCACAACCGCAACCTACTCCACCTGCAATGAATCAACTGAACAATGCTTTTTCGTCTGAACATACTGGAATGTTGCCACCTCCACCAATGCAACAAACACAGCGAAAAAATTCATCGCCACTGAACCAAATTTTACCGCCTCCATCGTCAGCTTCCGGCGGCTTAGAGAATCCATTCAAACGAACCGGAGCCCATACtcacaacaaaaatatgttcCATTCAGAATCGACTGCCTCACCATCTGTAAGCTCGTTGCCGGGTCAACTAAATCAATTTACGCCTAATGAATTCAACCAGCAGCAACCACCACCCGAAAATTCGGAAGTAATTGATCAAACACCAAACCGTAATTTTATATCGCATGAGAATCATGAACTCGCGCCTCACAACGATCGTAATCAATACCTACAGACTGGTCATTTGTCCGAAGAGGCCTTTATGCCAGATGATAGTCAATCTATGAATTTAGAATATCAGAATGATAACCTACCACCACCCGGACTGTCACGTCTAGTACTGGGTGAACCGGAAGTTGAAAACCATCAGACTCATCCTACCGAACCTCCGCCAGGACTAGATCGTATGGTTCCCGGTACTGATTTAATAAATTCGACGCCACTGAATTTGGATCGTCAAGCAGATGGTCAGGATACTATGTCTCAAGTATCAGTAATGCGTCCAGTTAGCGTACCAAACTATCCGATGCAAcaccaacaacagcaacagcaacatccaccacaacaacaacatcattCTAATGTGCCAGTCATTATGTTGGATCGTAATTCGTATTTACTATATTCAGTGCCTGGTGAAAGTGACGTGCATACGCAACGAGTGGTAACCGGCGGATTGGAACGAGAAGAATCTTCTCGAAGTGCACAAGATGTGTCCGTAACTCCTCTTGCTGAAGAAGAACGAGAACTGGTAATGGATGGAGAAAATCTTGAGGACAACAATATCAAAGATAGCAACCCGCTATCTCGAGATGATCCAATTGAGGGAGCTAATACAGGAGATGAAACTCATGCTACTGCTAATGTTGTGGAAAATGAACAGATTGTTTCTCCTGTCGACACAACCAAGAAATTCAACTCGAATCCATCAACATGTAACGATGATAGCGATAAAGAACGTGCATCCTATTATCGGCCACGGCGTGGCGACGAAGTGACAGGTTCGCGTCGACGAAGAGATAAGAATGCGGAGCGTTATGAGACAGAAGACACGGATTACAGTGACAGGGAACGCGGCAGATTTAATCGGGAAGGAAGTTCGCGCAATGAACGGTCTAGACGTAGTAAAGATAAGGATGACTGGCCAAAGGAAAGTAGAGAACGGTACAGAGATGATCGCGAACGGAATCGAAAAGAAGGTGATCGTTATCGTGGTGATAAAAGTCGCCAGGATCGTTACGCTCGCTACGAAACGGACGGTTCGCGATATGAAACGGAAGATTCGAGATACGATCGCTATCGCCGTGACGATCGCGATCCTAGAGACGGTGGTCGTAGACAAAGAAGAGGTGAAAACGATCGAGGTGAAAGAAATGATCGAG GTGAAAGAAACGATCGCGGTGATAGAACCGATCGCGGTGATAGAAGCGGCCGCTCTGATCGTCATAACGAGAGCAAAAGTAAACGATATAAAGATCCGAGTGATAATAGGCGAGAAAAACCATCGCGTCCGTCGGATTCGTATTATGATTACGAAGATGATCATTACCGTCGAACGGGTAGCCGAACGGGTGATCGTGGCGAAAAGGATGGAAGATATGCAACACCGAACTATTACCAGCAAGGCTACGGATATGATCAATATTCGTATTACCAACAGCAGCAATACTACGAAACTATGCGACGAACGAATCCACAAGCCTATGCGGAATGGTATAAAATGTACTACAGTCAAATGCAACAAGCTCAAATGTCTGGAAGTGCCGCGCCTACCACGACTGATGGCCGTGATTCTGTACACTCGGGTAGAAGTTCAGCAAATGAAAAAGAGAT GTACAGTCGTTCGTCTAATCATCAACAAATGTACTACGATCCAAATTTATATCAGCGACACTTTAGTCAACAGCAAAATTCAACAATGTTGGATAGTTCTTACATAGCCGATCGGGAGCGTCAAGCACAGTCGCTATCACGTCAACATTCCTTAACAAAATCGTACAATGTCTATTCAGAGTCAACAAG ATTGGATGCCATCGAATCGGTGCAACAAGGTCAACAGCGATCAACACCATGCAAATTCACCGTTGACCACTCGGTAGCATCACTATCAAACGGAATCATGGTCTGCGTAAAGCCGCAATATTCGGCGAACGATTTCAGTAAAGTGGTCAAAGTCTTCAGCATGG GTGTGAACGATGTCACACGAAAATTGTATCAAATATACCCCGGCCCATTGATACGCGGCATTACGCATAAGAAgacaataattgaattttgtgaGGAACAAATTCGACTGGGGCCGTCACTGGCCAGTGTTAGAGCGAAAGGTAATTCGATGTCGAGTTTGTATTCATCTGGTGTGGCGAATAAGGCATCCTACACGCTGATGTGGAATCTGTTGATTTTACTACTGAGACAGAATGGC ATGGTCGTTGGAACAGACATATCCGAGCTGTTATTGAAGAACAGATCGGAATTCCCGTACGAAACAGCTTCAACGAACTCAATGACGTCACTCCACAGTCGTCGCAATTCAACCGATTCGGGGAAAAATCGCCTCAACGAGGACACTAGCGATGAATCGAATGATGTAAACGATTCGGAATCAAAGAAATCCTTGAGCGAAGTGGAAATAACGGAAAAATTCCGCAATTATCTGTTGTACGGCAATGTGAACGAGGCATTGGAATGGGCTACGGATAACAATTTGTGGGGACACGCACTGTTCTTAGCATCGAAAGTCGATCGTCGATCGCATGCCAATGTTATGAtgaaatttgcaaataaattggCGCTGAATGATCCGCTTCAAACGTTGTATCAATTGATGAGTGGCCGGACACCGTCATCAGTTACG AGCGTACAAGACGACAAATGGGGTGACTGGCGTCCCCATTTAGCTATGATACTTGCAAATACTTCACAAAAACCCGAACTGGATCGAAAAGCCATTACAACTCTTGGCGACTCATTGTACAATCGCAGCGACCTGTTTGCAGCCCAATTTTGCTATTTGATGGCACAGGTCGGTTTCGGCAAGTACTCCAACGTTAACCAAGAGAGTGGTTTGATGCTAAGTTCATCGAATGCAATTCGATTAATTCTGCTGGGCTCGTCACACCGAAAACCATTCAAAGACTTTGCTACCAATGACGCTATTATGATGACAGAAATCTACGAATACGCGTGCGCTTTGAATGACGATTCGTTTTCGATCGTCGACTTCCagccatacaaatatttgttagCCACACGATTGATCGATTATGGTATGCATGTCAGAGCGTTGATGTACTTGGAACAGATTTCCTATCACATTCAGAAGAATGTCAGCAAATACGAGCCTGATTTTATCGGCAAG gtTTATGCACTCGCCGATCGTCTCAAATATTTCGATACCGTGTTCGATCGGAATGCGGACACGTTCCAGGATGATGGTGGGGAATATTCCAATGTTGCTTCTCTGGGCGATCAGCAATGGCTTCAAAATCTGTTCCAGACGGTCAATCAATTTGGG AATTTAGCGCAACCACCCGCCATACCAACAATGGCCGTTCATGATGATAGAATGTATCCGTCAATGGAAACAAAAACCCACATCGATCAGCAGTTCGAACAGATCAACCAACAATTCAGCGAACTTAACCTTCAATACACACAAAATTATGGATTTGAACAGACGGCGCCTGTTAGCCAACCCTTGTCGATGGATTACAATCCGCcacaaaattttggtggaCAAGGCGGCCTTGTTGATAACAGCTACAATCCGTATGATCATGGGCAACAACAAACCGTTGATTCCATGGGAGCTGAGAACAATATGATGTATGACAAtgatcaacaacaacaacaacaacaattcgATCAAGTGCAGAATGATCAGTCTGATTATTGGAACCAAGTGAACTCGAACGAG CCGCCGGACTCACGGAACCCATCATCGCATACACCATCCATGCCATCAATCGAAAACATTGAGCCCGAACCAGAA cTACCGAAACCGTCTATCTCCATGCCAAATTCCATTTCAAATAAGCCTGGCTTTTATGACGATCCACCGCCAGCCGCCTCGTCAGCCCCGACCAAGCAACAAAATTCGTCTGACGAAGCACGCAAAGAACAGTCTAACGCCACGAAAGTTCAAAGTCAAAG TGCAAATTCAAACAGCGGCTGGTTCGGTGGTATTTGGAATAAACTCTCTCTGAAACCGAAAAATCAAATGATTTTGCCGGATGATAAAAATCCCTCT